In the genome of Gordonia rubripertincta, one region contains:
- a CDS encoding integrase core domain-containing protein, translating to MPIDPTSYGSSQLWVVDITCVRTWQGFAYTEFVTDACTRVIVGWHVAATIRTELIRQRRPWRTVEQVGLATCEWVWWYNQQRLHEALDYQPPTEFEAALNGASAICESAAPALATT from the coding sequence GTGCCGATCGACCCAACCAGCTACGGGTCGTCCCAGCTATGGGTCGTCGACATCACCTGCGTGCGAACCTGGCAGGGCTTCGCCTACACCGAATTTGTCACCGATGCCTGCACCCGCGTGATCGTCGGTTGGCATGTTGCGGCTACCATACGGACCGAGCTGATCAGGCAGCGTCGGCCTTGGCGCACCGTCGAGCAGGTGGGGCTTGCCACCTGCGAATGGGTCTGGTGGTACAACCAACAGCGTCTACACGAAGCGCTCGACTATCAACCACCCACAGAGTTCGAGGCCGCCCTCAACGGCGCCTCAGCTATCTGCGAGTCGGCCGCCCCGGCCCTCGCAACCACATAG
- a CDS encoding IS30 family transposase → MVSAELKELFFEALDREYGNVTAAARSVGVNRATAYGWVRRAGLRGRGKRGTSGHPGRARYDALRAAGVGRREAAKQVGVHIRTARDWDSGIRKIGNARLHPDGRRIDYKTGVTTVDTRPSLARIEAPLHPRFLTLSEREQITDMRRAGDSLREIGRQLGRPASTIKREIDAYSVSGVYRPHRAQRDWASSRLRPKDSKLAVGGPLRDYVSNKLAEQWSPEQISHTLIIEFPDDEAMRVSTETIYQAIYVQARGGLRRELADALRTGRTHRKPHRSPDRRTTRFVDEMVMISDRPAEVEDRAVPGHWEGDLIVGSRSESAIVTLVERSTRYVLLGHLPGEHTAEAVRDVLIPLIGSLPEHLRGSLTWDQGCEMAAHKQFSIATNVPVYFCDPHSPWQRGSNENTNGLLRQYFPKGTDLSVHTAADLELVAQRLNSRPRKTLDWRTPAERLRDLLVPV, encoded by the coding sequence ATGGTTTCTGCGGAGTTGAAGGAGCTGTTTTTCGAGGCGTTGGACCGTGAATACGGCAACGTGACAGCAGCGGCGCGCAGTGTGGGAGTCAACCGTGCCACGGCATATGGGTGGGTTCGTCGAGCCGGCTTACGTGGTCGCGGCAAACGGGGCACTTCCGGGCATCCGGGACGCGCTCGCTATGACGCGCTGCGCGCTGCCGGTGTCGGCCGCCGTGAGGCTGCCAAGCAAGTCGGAGTGCACATCCGCACCGCCCGGGACTGGGATAGCGGGATCCGCAAGATCGGCAACGCGCGCCTCCACCCCGATGGCCGTCGGATCGACTACAAGACCGGTGTGACCACTGTTGACACGCGACCGTCACTGGCCCGGATCGAAGCCCCACTGCATCCTCGGTTTCTCACCTTGTCCGAGCGGGAACAGATCACCGACATGCGTCGCGCCGGCGACTCGCTGCGGGAGATCGGGCGCCAGCTGGGTCGGCCGGCATCGACGATCAAACGAGAAATCGACGCCTACTCCGTTTCTGGGGTGTATCGCCCTCATCGAGCCCAAAGAGACTGGGCAAGTTCGCGTTTACGACCAAAAGACTCCAAGCTGGCGGTCGGTGGACCGTTGCGGGATTACGTTTCGAACAAACTCGCCGAGCAATGGTCTCCCGAACAGATCAGTCACACTTTGATCATCGAATTCCCCGATGACGAGGCGATGCGAGTGAGTACCGAAACGATCTATCAGGCGATCTACGTCCAAGCCCGGGGCGGGTTGCGCCGCGAACTCGCCGACGCGTTACGCACCGGCCGCACCCACCGCAAACCTCACCGGTCCCCAGATCGACGCACCACCCGGTTCGTCGACGAGATGGTGATGATTTCCGATCGACCGGCCGAGGTCGAGGATCGGGCTGTGCCCGGTCACTGGGAGGGTGACCTCATCGTCGGCAGCCGGTCGGAATCAGCCATCGTGACGTTGGTCGAACGCTCGACTCGCTATGTGCTCCTCGGTCATCTACCCGGCGAGCACACGGCCGAAGCAGTCCGTGACGTACTGATCCCGCTGATCGGTTCTCTGCCCGAGCACCTGCGGGGATCGTTGACCTGGGACCAGGGCTGCGAGATGGCCGCCCACAAGCAGTTCAGCATCGCTACCAATGTGCCCGTCTACTTCTGCGACCCGCATTCACCCTGGCAGCGAGGCTCGAATGAGAACACCAATGGGCTACTGCGCCAATACTTTCCGAAGGGCACCGACCTGTCGGTGCACACTGCCGCAGACCTCGAACTCGTCGCCCAACGACTCAACAGTCGACCACGCAAAACGCTCGACTGGAGAACCCCAGCCGAGCGTCTGCGTGATTTACTTGTACCCGTCTAA
- a CDS encoding transposase codes for MPEKRKKYDREFRDGAVRIVEETGKPIAQVARDLGVNEGTLGNWVNRARAEREGRGELTVDDAAELKRLRDEVAELRMERDVLKRSVVLWVKEATK; via the coding sequence ATGCCAGAGAAGCGGAAGAAGTACGACCGGGAGTTTCGTGATGGGGCGGTCCGGATCGTCGAGGAGACAGGTAAGCCGATCGCCCAGGTCGCTCGAGACCTGGGGGTCAACGAGGGCACCTTGGGTAACTGGGTCAACCGGGCGCGCGCCGAGCGGGAGGGCCGCGGCGAGCTGACCGTTGATGACGCTGCTGAGCTCAAACGGTTGCGTGACGAGGTCGCCGAGCTGCGCATGGAGCGTGATGTCCTCAAGCGATCAGTGGTCCTGTGGGTGAAGGAGGCGACGAAGTGA
- a CDS encoding IS3 family transposase, with amino-acid sequence MSVARFIADQRTNYRVPHAVSCRLLGVSEAWFYKWHKRTQSPGAATGLHTTRDYRRDTIDRAVAVAFDKARGLHGSPRLHADLRADGWTVTEKTVADSMCRQGLVARRIRRRNGLTRQDKTAPKFPDLLGRDFTAQCPDQRWVGDITEIPTAAGKLYLATVIDLYSRRLLGAATSRHPDAALACAAIEMAVATRGGMQAIWRDDDAQKLIFHTDRGSTYTAKRFTRLCQKMGIRQSMGRVGSCFDNAAAEAFFSSLEWEVLSRNEFHTIMEAQAVVLEWCYGFYNHQRRHSAIGMMSPVDYENTAVTEPEAA; translated from the coding sequence GTGAGCGTGGCACGCTTTATCGCCGACCAGAGGACCAACTATCGGGTGCCACACGCGGTGTCCTGCCGGCTGCTCGGGGTCAGCGAGGCGTGGTTCTACAAATGGCATAAGCGGACCCAATCGCCGGGTGCGGCAACGGGTTTGCACACCACCCGCGACTATCGCCGGGACACCATCGACCGGGCCGTGGCGGTGGCGTTCGACAAGGCCCGCGGCCTGCACGGGTCACCGCGCCTGCATGCGGATCTGCGTGCTGACGGGTGGACGGTGACCGAGAAGACTGTCGCTGATTCGATGTGTCGTCAGGGCCTGGTCGCGCGGCGGATCCGCCGGCGCAACGGGCTGACCCGTCAGGACAAGACCGCCCCGAAGTTCCCCGATTTGTTGGGTCGCGATTTCACCGCACAGTGCCCCGATCAGCGGTGGGTCGGCGACATCACCGAGATCCCGACCGCGGCGGGCAAGCTGTATCTGGCCACGGTCATCGACCTCTACAGTCGCCGCCTGCTGGGGGCGGCCACCAGTCGTCACCCGGATGCAGCGTTGGCGTGTGCGGCGATCGAGATGGCGGTCGCCACGCGGGGCGGTATGCAGGCGATATGGCGTGATGACGATGCGCAGAAGCTGATTTTCCACACCGATCGTGGGTCGACGTACACCGCGAAACGGTTCACCAGGCTGTGCCAGAAGATGGGTATCCGGCAGTCGATGGGCCGGGTCGGATCGTGTTTCGACAACGCCGCAGCGGAGGCATTCTTCTCTTCTTTGGAGTGGGAAGTGTTGTCACGCAACGAGTTCCATACTATCATGGAGGCGCAGGCGGTCGTGTTGGAGTGGTGCTACGGCTTCTACAATCACCAGCGTCGCCACAGCGCGATCGGGATGATGAGTCCGGTCGACTACGAGAACACCGCAGTCACCGAGCCCGAAGCCGCATAG